ACGCCGTCAAGCTGATTGAATTCCTGACCGGCGTCGAAGCGCAGACGATGGTTACCAATGAAAACTTCGAGTTCCCTGTTAATGCCAAGGCTGAGCTGCCCGAGCTGCTCAAATCCTGGGGAACATTCAAAACGCAGCACATTGATTTCAACAAACTGGGCGTTAATAATGCCAAAGCAATTGAAATCATTAACAAAACAGGCTGGAAATAATTTATGAATCTAAACACAGTTAAGGTACAGATACAAAGACGCCTTAGCGGTTGGCGAATCGCAAGCTTGGCGGGGGCGGCAGTTATTTTGCTGCCCATTCTTTTTGTACTGCTCTCGGTATTTAATCCGCCAAGTGGCAATTGGGTTCAAATCAGGCAGTACCTCGTAAAGGATTATATCGCCCAAACGGTTCAGCTGACGCTGATGGTTGCCGTGCTGACAGCATTGCTCGGGGTAACGCTGGCCTGGCTTACGGCGGTCTTTGATTTTCCGGGAAAACGGTTCTTTAGGTGGGCGCTGATTCTTCCTCTAGCCATTCCTCCATACATCGCCGCTTTTACATACAGCACGATGTTCAGCTACACCGGCATTGTCCAGACGACACTGCGGAACCGGTTCGGAATTGTTCCCAATCAGGAGCTGATTACCGTCTCCTCCATGCGGGGCGCGGTCCTTGTATTTACTTTGTTTCTGTTTCCTTATGTATATCTGATTACCAAATCGTTCTTAGAAAAACAGAGCGCCTCATATATTGAGAACGCCCGGCTGCTGGGTAGGAATGGCTTGTCCATATTCCTGCGGGTCGCACTTCCATTATCCCGTCCAGCCATTGCGGGCAGTATCAGCCTCGTGATCTTTGAGGTGCTGAGCGATTACGGGGTAACGAGTTATTTTGGCATTCAGACCGTCTCGACAGCGATCTTCCAGACCTGGTTCGGAATGTATGATGCCGATTCGGCGATGCGCCTTGCCGCCTGGCTCATGATGATTGTCATCGGCTTGTTCCTGGTCGAAATGCTGCTGCGCAAACGGCGCGCATACAGCTCGACGACGAGTAAGTCGAGGCCGCTTGTGCCGAGGCGCTTAACGGGAGCTCGCGGGTGGGCAGCCTCCCTGTTCTGTATGATCGTTTGGTGCGCAGCCTTTTTGTTCCCGCTTTTGCAATTAATCGTATGGGCGGGCTGGACGTTTGACAGCATGTGGAACGCGGGATTGTTCCGACTGATCTACCAAACCTTGTTCGTGGCTGTCGTCTCCACCTTGATCATCATGATTTTTTCACTGATTGCCGCCGGGGCGAACCGGACGCGTTCCACCGCTTCATTTGTGCTCTCCAAGGCGATAACCGCCGGATATTCCATGCCCGGGGCCATTATCGCCATCGGTGTGCTGGTTGTTTTTTTGAAGCTGGATAAAGTCTGGGCGGCCTTTCATCATCAGCTCGCGCTTGGGGGAATCCCCCTCGTTCTCAGCCTGACTCTCGCGATGCTGATCGCGGGGTATGTGATCCGGTTTATGGCTACGGGGTACAACGCCGTGGAAGTCGGGTTTGAGAAAATGGGCCGAAAATATACGGAAGCGTCACGCATGCTGGGGCATGGAATGACCGCAACTTTTTTCAAGGTGGATCTGCCTTTAATTAAGGGAGCCGTGATGAGCGGATGCCTCCTGACTTTTGTGGAAATCTGCAAGGAGCTGCCGCTGGCTTTGATCCTTAGACCCTTCAATTTCGAGACTCTGGCTACAAAAGCTTACCGGTATGCCAGCGATGAACAGATTTTCGAGGCGGCCATTCCCTCTTTGCTTATCATTGGCATCAGCTTGATCTCGGTTTACGTTATGCATTATTTAGACAGGAGGTGGGAGCAATGAGTATCGTAGACATCCGGAATCTATCCTTCTCTTATGAGCGGGGCAAGTCCGCAGTGATCGACCGGTTCTCCTGTTCCATTGAAAAAGGGGATATTGTCGGGATCGTAGGCGCAAGCGGCAACGGAAAAAGCACGCTGCTGCGGCTGATCGCGGGTCTGGAGATTCCTTCGGGCGGGGAGATTCGGATCAACGGGGCTCCCGTTGTGAATGAAGGCTGCTACATCCAGCCGGAGCGGCGGGGTGTCGGCATGGTGTTTCAGGATTACGCCCTGTTCCCTCATATGACAGTCCGCAAAAATATCGAGTTCGCCCTGCACCGTCTCCCCCGCAAAGAACGGGCTAAACGGCTGGAAGACATGCTTGAACTTGTCCAGCTGAGCGAATTCAAGGATCGTTACCCGCATGAGCTGAGCGGCGGACAGCAGCAGAGAGTGGCACTCGCCCGGGCGCTCGCCCAGAAGCCGGCCGTTCTGCTGATGGATGAGCCTTTCAGCAACCTCGATGCAGGACTGAAGGACGCGATCCGTTCGGAGCTGCGGACGATTCTGAAGAAAGCGCAGATGACCTGCCTGTTCGTTACCCATGACCATCAGGATGTGGAGGCGATCAGCGACCGGTCGATTCATCTGGGTCCGGGGTCTGCTCCGGGCGTACGGGTGCTAACCTGCAAAGCTTAGGGTTGCGGCATCATAATATGATAACACCCATAAGTGTAGTTGAGCCGCATGGCATTCTTGGATTCATAATAGGCTTGAGTTCTCTCCGATGATATAATGGAGATAATCTATTCCCCGTAACAGGATCAATCAAGGAGGTGCTCCGATATGTCTAGGCAAAATGATATCGACCATTATGGGATGGATGTGAAAGACTTGGATGCCAGCCCCTTTGAAATGGTTGAGATGCTCCGGCTGCGGAGCAAGATCCATTCATATTTCCGAGAATTGACCGACGAAGAGAAGCTGGAGGTTAATCGATATGATTTGATCCTCCTATCTAACGCCAAGGGATTCTACGAAAAACTGAAGCTCATTCATGACTTTCCGAATACCAATAAGCCAGAAGACGAGTGGTGGTGGCATTTGCATAACGTGGTGAGTGCCTTCTATAAAAGGAGTTTCTCCATTAGCTTTGCAGACCCCCATGGAGATTTGATGGTCAACATGTTATAAATTAGATAGAAGCCAAATTCCACGTCGGGTGGGGTTGGCTTTTTTTATTTATATGGCTTCCGACCAATCCCTTAAATACGAAATGCCCCTCCGCTACAGCGGAGGGGCAAGCTGTTATTATCGTTATCGGCTCTATTCATTCACTCAATCTGCGGCAATCGATTCGAAAAAGCGTTTGCTCCGGCGTATGACCTCCACTTCCCCCAGCTTGTCCTTTTCGTCCAGCGACGGATAGTGCGGGTCAATGGTCATTACGGCCTGCGGATCATGCTTGGCGATGGCCGACATGACCGGTTTGTGGTCGTAATCGTCCTGCCCGGGAATGGCAAAATTCCCGAACTCTCCAAACGGATGTTCATCCGTTGCCGAATCTGCCTTACGGTATGCCCCTTTGATATGGGTCTGCCATACGTATTCTTTCACATGCTCGTAGGCTTCTACCGTCGGGTACTCCCCGGCGCGCCAGCCGTTGAGGATATCCCAGTTAATTTTCAGCCTGGGATGGTCCGCGTAGCGAATTAACAGGCCCAGCTCCTTGGCGTTGCTCGACATGGTAGGGGGCTCGTTTTCGACCAGTAGCATTTTCCCTCGCCGCTCCGCATGTTCGGCATGCCGGCGCATAATGGACGCATTATAGCGGTACTCCGCTTCTTTTTGCTCATCCGTCCACTGGTCAAACCCTTCCGGGCGATGCAGAGAATAGACGCGGACATGCGGCGCATCAAAGATATCCGCCAAATCAAACAGCCGATCCAGCACCTCCGTCATCTGCCGATGATGTCCTTCATCGTGACTGTCATACTTCGGAGGCCCGA
This region of Paenibacillus sp. URB8-2 genomic DNA includes:
- a CDS encoding ABC transporter permease — its product is MLPILFVLLSVFNPPSGNWVQIRQYLVKDYIAQTVQLTLMVAVLTALLGVTLAWLTAVFDFPGKRFFRWALILPLAIPPYIAAFTYSTMFSYTGIVQTTLRNRFGIVPNQELITVSSMRGAVLVFTLFLFPYVYLITKSFLEKQSASYIENARLLGRNGLSIFLRVALPLSRPAIAGSISLVIFEVLSDYGVTSYFGIQTVSTAIFQTWFGMYDADSAMRLAAWLMMIVIGLFLVEMLLRKRRAYSSTTSKSRPLVPRRLTGARGWAASLFCMIVWCAAFLFPLLQLIVWAGWTFDSMWNAGLFRLIYQTLFVAVVSTLIIMIFSLIAAGANRTRSTASFVLSKAITAGYSMPGAIIAIGVLVVFLKLDKVWAAFHHQLALGGIPLVLSLTLAMLIAGYVIRFMATGYNAVEVGFEKMGRKYTEASRMLGHGMTATFFKVDLPLIKGAVMSGCLLTFVEICKELPLALILRPFNFETLATKAYRYASDEQIFEAAIPSLLIIGISLISVYVMHYLDRRWEQ
- a CDS encoding sugar phosphate isomerase/epimerase family protein — translated: MKFSVFTDMLEFDSFSDALMAAAELGFSSIDLRAKLDGDTIDTISLEKAKELKTQIDQHGLHVSSVSSWAVNSCAFFGPPKYDSHDEGHHRQMTEVLDRLFDLADIFDAPHVRVYSLHRPEGFDQWTDEQKEAEYRYNASIMRRHAEHAERRGKMLLVENEPPTMSSNAKELGLLIRYADHPRLKINWDILNGWRAGEYPTVEAYEHVKEYVWQTHIKGAYRKADSATDEHPFGEFGNFAIPGQDDYDHKPVMSAIAKHDPQAVMTIDPHYPSLDEKDKLGEVEVIRRSKRFFESIAAD
- a CDS encoding ABC transporter ATP-binding protein — translated: MSIVDIRNLSFSYERGKSAVIDRFSCSIEKGDIVGIVGASGNGKSTLLRLIAGLEIPSGGEIRINGAPVVNEGCYIQPERRGVGMVFQDYALFPHMTVRKNIEFALHRLPRKERAKRLEDMLELVQLSEFKDRYPHELSGGQQQRVALARALAQKPAVLLMDEPFSNLDAGLKDAIRSELRTILKKAQMTCLFVTHDHQDVEAISDRSIHLGPGSAPGVRVLTCKA